CGCCGTTGCCGCTGCCCGATTCCGAAACGGTGATATTGACCCCGGGATGCTGCTTCATGTAGAACTCGGCGAAGGCCTTGGCGATGGGGCCCACGGTGGTGGAACCGTCGACCACGATCTTGCCGGCGTCGGCGGCCCCCAGGAATCCGGCGGCAAGGGCGATGATGAGCAATGTTTTGAATATTTTCATGTTTCCTCCTTTAGAACTGATAATAGAAAGTCACGTTAAAGTAGGTGTCGCTGCCCGGCTTCTTGCCGTTGTTTTCCTCGTAAGACACCAGCTTCACGTTGGGCATGATTTGGAACTTGGGGTGGATGTTCCAGCCCAGGCCGGCCAAGAAAAATGACGTTTTATAGCCTTTTTCGATGATCAGGTAGCTGTCCTGGCCGCTCGGCTGGGGATCGAAAGTCTGATCATAGCGGACCAAGGCTTCGAACTTTTTCCCCATTTTAGCCACGGCGAATGCCTGGATCAGGGAATACTTGATATCATCCTTCCCGGTTTCGGCCAGCGTTTTGGTCAGATAGTTAAGACCGACGCGTCCCCAGTCGCCCTGGAAGCCGGCAAAGGCCGAAAGCAGGGTGTCTTTTTTAGTGGCGTCGACCTGGATCATGTCGCCATAGACCTCGAACATCCAATTGGGGGTGGGGGTATAGGTGAGGCGGGCGTTCAGCGCTTTCTGCTTGTTGGTCTCCTGGCGGTAGCTGGAATTGTTGCCGAACATTACTGCATAGCCGAATTTCTTGGCGGCATCGAAATAGCCCTTGACGCTGAGACCGAAGTCGCGCGAGTCGCGGATCTTGTACAGGTCGAGGGACGTCTTTTCGACATGGCGGTAGCCGTAGAACTTTTCGATGTTGGCAAATGACAGGTGTTCCTGGATGCCCACGGTCAGCGAGTGCAGAGGCAGGAACTGGTAGCTCACGTAGGCGTCCTTGACAAAGGAGCTGATGGTGGCGGCGGTGGTGGAGAACTTGCCGTCGGAGTTCATCTCCAACCGGGCGCGGGCCTTCAGCTTGTCCGAGATGTCGGCGTCGTAGGTCAGGTAGATGCGCCGCAGCCAGAAGCCGTTCAGGTCTTCATACAACTTGGCGTTGGCGGCGTCAACGGCGTGGTGCTTGAGCACGAAGTAGTAGTCGCCGAAAGCGTAAGCCGAAATGGCGGCGGGGAGCTTCACGGCGCTCAAGACAAACAGGGCCAACAGGGTGAAAAGAATCAATCGTTTCATTTTTTCCTCCAGAAAATATTTTTTAGTACCGCCTGGATTGTCGCCCGCCACGATTAAGATGAAATAAATACACGGTTAATTTTTGGTTAATAATAGTTTTGGCCGTTCACAATTAATGAATCGTGCTGTAAAATGAAATTGACCGTTTTACATTTAACTTATGTCCATAAGGAGCGCAAAATGAAAAAAACCAGGGTGCTGTTTATTTGCGTCCATAACTCGGCCCGCAGCCAAATGGCCGAAGCTTTCTTAAAGAAATTTGCCGGTGAGCGATTTGAAGCGGAGAGCGCCGGGCTGGAGCCGGGAGTAATCAATCCGCTGGTTGTCAAAGCCATGGCCGAAATTGGCATCGACATTTCCGCCAAAACGACCCGCAGCGCTATCGACCTGCTGCGCCAGGGGAAGCGGTACGGTTGGGTGATTACCGTATGCGACGAAAGCCAGGCCGAAGCCTGCCCGATCTTCCCCGGCGCCGGTCAGCGCCAACACTGGAGTTTTCCCGACCCGGCCGCGTTCGAAGGCACTGAAGAAGAGAAACTGGAGCAGGTGCGCCGTCTGCGCGACCGCATCGCCGCCAAAGTTAAAGAATGGCTGGAAAGCCTCCGCGATTGAATCAGCTTGAGGCGGTTAGCGGCAGGGTGACGATGAACTCGGTGCCCTGACCGGGCTGGCTGAGCGCTTCGATGCGGCCGTCGTGCAGCAGCACGATGTGCTTGGCGATGGCCAGGCCGAGGCCGGTGCCGCCCTGCTCGCGCGAACGCGAGCGGTCGACCACGTAGAAGCGCTCGAAGATCCGCG
The sequence above is drawn from the Candidatus Aminicenantes bacterium genome and encodes:
- a CDS encoding arsenate reductase ArsC, coding for MKKTRVLFICVHNSARSQMAEAFLKKFAGERFEAESAGLEPGVINPLVVKAMAEIGIDISAKTTRSAIDLLRQGKRYGWVITVCDESQAEACPIFPGAGQRQHWSFPDPAAFEGTEEEKLEQVRRLRDRIAAKVKEWLESLRD